A single window of Vigna unguiculata cultivar IT97K-499-35 chromosome 1, ASM411807v1, whole genome shotgun sequence DNA harbors:
- the LOC114180940 gene encoding LOW QUALITY PROTEIN: DELLA protein GAI-like (The sequence of the model RefSeq protein was modified relative to this genomic sequence to represent the inferred CDS: inserted 2 bases in 2 codons) yields MKRDYQDSCAGGGVKGECSSMPNGKAKMWEEDRHQQGGGMDELLAALGYRVRASDMADVAQKLEQLEMVMGSAQEDGISHLASDTVHYDPTDLHSWVQSMLAELNPEPTNTILDPSSFLIQNPSHSSSILTTNSRVFNDDSEYDLRAIPGIAAYPXQPAPTINSSTATTTTTTTTTTKTVEEIETPTNKRLKASPIESSESASEPTRPVVLVDSQEAGVRLVHTLMACAEAVQQENLKLADALVKHVGILAASQAGAMRKVASYFAQALARRIYGIFPEETLDSSFSDLLHMHFYESCPYLKFAHFTANQAILEAFATAGRVHVIDFGLKQGMQWPALMQALALRPGGPPTFRLTGIGXPQPDNTDALQQVGWKLAQLAQTIGVQFEFRGFVCSSLADLDPNMLEIRPGEAVAVNSVFELHRMLARPGSVDKVMDTVKKLNPKIVTIVEQEANHNGPVFLDRFTEALHYYSSLFDSLEGSSTSTGLGSPNQDLLMSELYLGRQICNVVAYEGVERVERHETLSQWRGRMGSAGFDPVHLGSNAFKQASMLLALFAGGDGYRVEENNGCLMLGWHTRPLIATSAWKLPAPES; encoded by the exons ATGAAGAGGGATTACCAAGACAGCTGCGCCGGAGGGGGTGTCAAGGGTGAGTGCTCCTCAATGCCAAACGGCAAGGCCAAGATGTGGGAGGAAGACCGCCACCAGCAGGGGGGAGGGATGGATGAGTTGCTGGCGGCGTTGGGCTACAGGGTCCGTGCTTCCGACATGGCTGACGTCGCACAGAAGCTCGAGCAGTTGGAGATGGTCATGGGGAGTGCCCAGGAAGACGGAATTTCCCACCTTGCTTCCGACACCGTTCACTACGACCCTACGGATCTCCATTCATGGGTCCAGAGCATGCTGGCTGAACTCAACCCCGAACCCACCAACACCATCCTCGATCCCTCCTCCTTCCTCATCCAAAACCCCTCCCACTCTTCCTCCATCCTCACCACCAACTCACGCGTTTTCAACGACGACTCCGAATATGACCTCAGAGCCATTCCTGGGATAGCCGCATACC CTCAACCCGCCCCCACCATTAACTCCTCCACtgccacaaccaccaccaccactaccacaaccaccaaaaccgTCGAAGAAATCGAAACGCCCACCAACAAGCGCCTCAAGGCTTCCCCAATTGAATCCTCAGAGTCCGCTTCGGAGCCCACGCGCCCTGTAGTCCTCGTTGACTCGCAGGAAGCCGGCGTGCGTCTGGTGCACACTCTCATGGCCTGCGCGGAGGCCGTCCAGCAGGAGAATCTGAAGCTGGCGGACGCACTGGTGAAGCACGTGGGCATACTCGCAGCGTCGCAAGCCGGCGCCATGAGGAAAGTGGCGTCGTACTTTGCCCAGGCCCTGGCGCGTCGAATCTATGGCATCTTCCCTGAGGAAACCCTCGATTCCTCCTTCTCCGACCTTCTCCACATGCACTTCTACGAGTCCTGCCCCTATCTGAAGTTCGCACACTTCACCGCCAACCAGGCCATTCTCGAGGCCTTCGCCACCGCTGGGAGAGTCCACGTCATCGATTTCGGCCTCAAACAGGGGATGCAGTGGCCCGCCCTCATGCAGGCACTCGCATTGCGCCCTGGCGGTCCCCCAACTTTCCGCCTTACCGGAATCG CCCCGCAGCCCGACAACACTGACGCGCTGCAGCAAGTGGGCTGGAAGTTGGCCCAGTTAGCCCAAACCATCGGCGTCCAGTTCGAATTCCGCGGATTCGTCTGCAGCAGCCTTGCAGATCTCGACCCGAACATGCTTGAGATCCGTCCCGGAGAAGCCGTCGCTGTCAACTCCGTCTTCGAGCTCCATCGCATGCTGGCCCGACCCGGATCCGTCGACAAGGTCATGGACACAGTGAAAAAGCTCAACCCCAAAATCGTAACCATCGTGGAGCAAGAGGCGAACCACAACGGACCGGTTTTCTTGGACCGGTTCACTGAAGCCTTGCATTACTATTCGAGTCTCTTTGACTCGCTGGAGGGTTCTTCCACCTCCACAGGGTTGGGTTCGCCGAATCAGGATCTGTTGATGTCGGAGTTGTACCTTGGGAGACAGATATGCAACGTGGTGGCGTACGAAGGCGTGGAGCGCGTGGAGCGTCACGAGACTTTGAGCCAGTGGAGAGGAAGAATGGGCTCTGCCGGGTTTGACCCAGTTCATCTCGGGTCTAACGCGTTCAAGCAAGCTAGTATGTTGCTGGCTCTATTCGCAGGCGGTGACGGGTACAGGGTGGAGGAGAATAACGGCTGCCTCATGCTTGGGTGGCACACTAGGCCACTCATCGCCACCTCCGCGTGGAAGCTTCCTGCGCCCGAGTCCTAG
- the LOC114173710 gene encoding glutathione S-transferase DHAR3, chloroplastic-like, with translation MSTARVQVSACALSAAVKNLRLRPTAVVSFTNHFRKKSLRVVSMSSVPPSQPFEIAVKASVTTPNSLGDCPFCQRVLLTLEEKHLPYEPKLVDFTNMPEWFLKANPDRKVPVIKFDEKWVPDSDVITQTLEEKYPIPPLVTPPEKATVGSKIFSTFIGFLKSKDPNDGTEQALLNELSSFNDYIKENGPYINGNEISAADLSLGPKLYHLEIALGHYKKWTVPDSLTSLKAYTKAIFSRESFIKTSAQPQDVIEGWRPKVEG, from the exons ATGTCCACTGCGAGAGTTCAAGTTTCGGCGTGTGCGCTTTCCGCTGCCGTCAAGAACCTTCGTCTCCGGCCAACCGCTGTCGTTTCCTTCACCAACCATTTCAGGAAGAAGTCTCTTAGGGTGGTGTCAATGTCGTCCGTTCCCCCTTCCCAACCCTTCGAAATCGCCGTTAAAGCTTCCGTCACCACACCCAATAGCCTCGGCGact GTCCTTTTTGCCAAAGGGTATTACTAACACTGGAAGAAAAACATCTACCTTATGAACCAAAGTTGGTGGATTTCACCAACATGCCAGAATG GTTCCTTAAAGCCAATCCTGATCGTAAAGTTCCTGTCATAAAGTTTGATGAGAAGTGGGTTCCGGATTCAGATGTTATTACTCAAACATTGGAAGAGAAGTATCCTATCCCACCATTGGTGACCCCACCCGAAAAGGCCACAGT GGGTTCAAAGATATTTTCTACATTTATTGGATTTCTCAAGAGCAAGGATCCCAATGATGGAACGGAACAAGCATTACTAAATGAACTGAGCTCTTTCAATGATTACATAAAGGAAAAT GGCCCTTACATCAATGGTAATGAGATATCTGCAGCTGACCTATCACTTGGACCAAAGCTATACCATTTGGAGATTGCTCTGGGGCATTATAAGAAATGGACAGTACCTGATTCACTTACCTCTTTGAAGGCTTATACGAAG GCCATTTTCTCGAGGGAATCGTTCATTAAAACAAGTGCACAACCGCAGGATGTCATTGAAGGTTGGCGTCCTAAAGTAGAAGGCTAA
- the LOC114193720 gene encoding HMG-Y-related protein A-like produces the protein MATGDFINKSLSLPPYPEMILEAVEALNEGNGSNKTSISKYIESRYGVLPPGHKVLLNVHLAKMRDSGVLDFWKNNYTKRDPNAPPRRGRGRPPKPKELLPPGIVQSPPRPRGRPPKGPSDMQRPPKATAGSGRPRGRPRKMARPAGGFGEASGSSLKPSGKPRGRPPKVRPEGLHG, from the exons ATGGCAACTGGAGACTTCATTAATAAATCCCTTTCACTTCCTCCATACCCCGAG ATGATTTTGGAGGCAGTTGAGGCACTGAATGAAGGGAATGGTTCGAATAAAACATCAATTTCCAAGTACATAGAATCTAGGTACGGTGTATTGCCTCCGGGCCACAAGGTACTGCTCAATGTACACCTTGCAAAAATGAGAGACAGTGGGGTGCTTGACTTTTGGAAGAATAACTACACCAAGCGTGACCCAAACGCGCCGCCGCGGCGTGGCCGTGGCAGGCCACCTAAGCCCAAGGAGCTTCTGCCTCCGGGCATTGTCCAGTCACCGCCCAGGCCCAGGGGCCGCCCCCCAAAGGGCCCAAGTGACATGCAAAGGCCACCCAAAGCCACGGCTGGGAGTGGCAGGCCCAGAGGCCGGCCTAGGAAGATGGCCCGGCCCGCCGGAGGATTTGGCGAAGCATCGGGTTCCTCGTTGAAGCCCAGCGGGAAGCCCAGGGGAAGGCCTCCGAAAGTGAGGCCAGAAGGGTTGCATGGATAG